The Megalops cyprinoides isolate fMegCyp1 chromosome 10, fMegCyp1.pri, whole genome shotgun sequence genome window below encodes:
- the LOC118785235 gene encoding collagen triple helix repeat-containing protein 1-like isoform X2 — translation MGSPPARLLLFIWLIIPFCGTEKARQRGLRQRDAEIIEKYLLSSSPSSLFQYNGCLQGPPGTPGREGNPGVNGIPGTPGIPGRDGLKGEKGECMREIFEEPWRPNYKQCAWNSLNYGIDLGKIAECTFTKLRSDSALRVLFSGSLRLKCKTACCQRWYFTFNGAECTGPLPIESIIYLDQGSPELNSTINIHRTSAVEGLCEGIHAGLVDVAIWVGTCADYPRGDASTGWNSVSRVIIEELPK, via the exons ATGGGATCTCCACCGGCTCGGCTGCTGCTCTTCATCTGGTTAATCATACCTTTCTGTGGAACGGAGAAAGCGAGACAGAGGGGTCTACGCCAGAGGGATGCTGAAATTATTGAAAAA TATCTGCTGAGCAGTTCTCCTTCTTCCCTTTTCCAGTACAACGGCTGCCTACAGGGCCCACCTGGCACCCCAGGCAGGGAGGGGAATCCGGGTGTGAATGGCATCCCTGGCACGCCTGGCATCCCGGGCCGGGACGGGCTGAAGGGCGAGAAGGGGGAGTGCATGAGGGAGATCTTTGAGGAGCCCTGGAGGCCCAACTACAAGCAGTGTGCTTGGAACTCGCTCAACTACGGCATTGACCTGGGCAAGATTGCG gaatGCACGTTCACCAAGCTGCGGTCGGACAGCGCGTTGCGGGTGCTGTTCAGTGGCTCCTTGCGGCTCAAGTGCAAGACTGCCTGCTGCCAGCGCTGGTACTTCACCTTCAACGGCGCAGAGTGCACGGGCCCACTGCCCATAGAGTCCATCATCTACCTGGACCAGGGCAGCCCTGAGCTCAACTCCACCATCAACATACACCGCACCTCTGCAG TGGAAGGTCTGTGTGAGGGCATCCACGCCGGCCTGGTGGACGTGGCCATCTGGGTGGGCACCTGCGCCGACTACCCCCGCGGCGACGCCTCTACGGGCTGGAACTCCGTCTCCAGGGTGATCATCGAGGAGCTGCCCAAGTga
- the LOC118785235 gene encoding collagen triple helix repeat-containing protein 1-like isoform X3 codes for MGSPPARLLLFIWLIIPFCGTEKARQRGLRQRDAEIIEKYNGCLQGPPGTPGREGNPGVNGIPGTPGIPGRDGLKGEKGECMREIFEEPWRPNYKQCAWNSLNYGIDLGKIAECTFTKLRSDSALRVLFSGSLRLKCKTACCQRWYFTFNGAECTGPLPIESIIYLDQGSPELNSTINIHRTSAVEGLCEGIHAGLVDVAIWVGTCADYPRGDASTGWNSVSRVIIEELPK; via the exons ATGGGATCTCCACCGGCTCGGCTGCTGCTCTTCATCTGGTTAATCATACCTTTCTGTGGAACGGAGAAAGCGAGACAGAGGGGTCTACGCCAGAGGGATGCTGAAATTATTGAAAAA TACAACGGCTGCCTACAGGGCCCACCTGGCACCCCAGGCAGGGAGGGGAATCCGGGTGTGAATGGCATCCCTGGCACGCCTGGCATCCCGGGCCGGGACGGGCTGAAGGGCGAGAAGGGGGAGTGCATGAGGGAGATCTTTGAGGAGCCCTGGAGGCCCAACTACAAGCAGTGTGCTTGGAACTCGCTCAACTACGGCATTGACCTGGGCAAGATTGCG gaatGCACGTTCACCAAGCTGCGGTCGGACAGCGCGTTGCGGGTGCTGTTCAGTGGCTCCTTGCGGCTCAAGTGCAAGACTGCCTGCTGCCAGCGCTGGTACTTCACCTTCAACGGCGCAGAGTGCACGGGCCCACTGCCCATAGAGTCCATCATCTACCTGGACCAGGGCAGCCCTGAGCTCAACTCCACCATCAACATACACCGCACCTCTGCAG TGGAAGGTCTGTGTGAGGGCATCCACGCCGGCCTGGTGGACGTGGCCATCTGGGTGGGCACCTGCGCCGACTACCCCCGCGGCGACGCCTCTACGGGCTGGAACTCCGTCTCCAGGGTGATCATCGAGGAGCTGCCCAAGTga
- the LOC118785235 gene encoding collagen triple helix repeat-containing protein 1-like isoform X1, producing MGSPPARLLLFIWLIIPFCGTEKARQRGLRQRDAEIIEKCTGRDTDKQNCTRHSTDAQSTHVNGYNGCLQGPPGTPGREGNPGVNGIPGTPGIPGRDGLKGEKGECMREIFEEPWRPNYKQCAWNSLNYGIDLGKIAECTFTKLRSDSALRVLFSGSLRLKCKTACCQRWYFTFNGAECTGPLPIESIIYLDQGSPELNSTINIHRTSAVEGLCEGIHAGLVDVAIWVGTCADYPRGDASTGWNSVSRVIIEELPK from the exons ATGGGATCTCCACCGGCTCGGCTGCTGCTCTTCATCTGGTTAATCATACCTTTCTGTGGAACGGAGAAAGCGAGACAGAGGGGTCTACGCCAGAGGGATGCTGAAATTATTGAAAAA TGCACTGGAAGAGATACAGACAAGCAGAACTGTACCAGACACTCCACAGATGCCCAGTCCACTCATGTAAACGGG TACAACGGCTGCCTACAGGGCCCACCTGGCACCCCAGGCAGGGAGGGGAATCCGGGTGTGAATGGCATCCCTGGCACGCCTGGCATCCCGGGCCGGGACGGGCTGAAGGGCGAGAAGGGGGAGTGCATGAGGGAGATCTTTGAGGAGCCCTGGAGGCCCAACTACAAGCAGTGTGCTTGGAACTCGCTCAACTACGGCATTGACCTGGGCAAGATTGCG gaatGCACGTTCACCAAGCTGCGGTCGGACAGCGCGTTGCGGGTGCTGTTCAGTGGCTCCTTGCGGCTCAAGTGCAAGACTGCCTGCTGCCAGCGCTGGTACTTCACCTTCAACGGCGCAGAGTGCACGGGCCCACTGCCCATAGAGTCCATCATCTACCTGGACCAGGGCAGCCCTGAGCTCAACTCCACCATCAACATACACCGCACCTCTGCAG TGGAAGGTCTGTGTGAGGGCATCCACGCCGGCCTGGTGGACGTGGCCATCTGGGTGGGCACCTGCGCCGACTACCCCCGCGGCGACGCCTCTACGGGCTGGAACTCCGTCTCCAGGGTGATCATCGAGGAGCTGCCCAAGTga
- the LOC118784974 gene encoding mitochondrial folate transporter/carrier-like, with amino-acid sequence MSPASSQASASALPVAPDAPSTPLSRTGSLRRLFGHVKYENLVAGLSGGVVSTLVLHPLDLVKIRFAVSDGLELRPKYTGIYNCMKSVWHLEGIRGLYQGVTPNIWGAGASWGLYFFFYNAIKAYNQEGRQSELRATEHLVSAAQAGTLTLCITNPIWVTKTRLVLQYNTDPSKKQYRGMLDALVKIYRHEGIPGLYRGFVPGLFGTSHGALQFMAYEELKRDYNKYKKESSDAQLNPLEYIAMAALSKIFAVATTYPYQVVRARLQDQHNKYGGAVDVIRRTWRNEGAVGFYKGMVPNLIRVTPACCITFVVYENVSHFLLGRHK; translated from the exons ATGAGCCCCGCTTCGAGTCAGGCCAGCGCTTCAGCGCTCCCGGTCGCCCCGGACGCTCCGAGCACGCCTCTCTCCAGGACGGGGAGTCTTCGGCGCCTCTTCGGTCATGTCAAATACGAAAATTTAGTGGCAGGACTGAGCGGAGGAGTCGTGTCGACTTTGGTGCTTCACCCCCTTGATCTTGTCAAAATCAGGTTTGCTG TGAGCGATGGACTGGAACTGAGGCCCAAATACACTGGGATATATAACTGTATGAAAAGCGTCTGGCATCTAGAGGGAATTCGCGGCCTCTACCAAGGGGTGACACCTAATATTTGGGGAGCTGGAGCATCCTGGGGCCTCTACTTTTTCTT CTACAATGCAATAAAGGCGTACAATCAGGAAGGCCGGCAGTCTGAGCTCAGAGCCACAGAGCACCTGGTTTCAGCGGCACAGGCAG GAACGTTGACCCTTTGTATAACAAATCCTATCTGGGTAACAAAGACCCGCCTTGTCCTGCAGTACAACACTGATCCATCCAAGAAGCAGTACAGGGGAATGCTGGATGCTCTTGTGAAAATATACCGTCATGAGGGAATACCAGGATTGTACAGG ggCTTTGTGCCTGGTCTGTTTGGCACATCCCATGGTGCACTGCAGTTCATGGCATATGAGGAGCTGAAGAGAGACTATAACAAATACAAGAAGGAGTCGTCAGACGCACAGCTG AATCCTCTGGAATATATTGCCATGGCAGCCCTGTCCAAAATCTTCGCTGTGGCCACGACATACCCATACCAGGTGGTTCGTGCACGCTTGCAGGACCAGCACAATAAGTATGGCGGTGCAGTAGATGTGATCAGGAGGACGTGGAG aAACGAGGGGGCAGTCGGCTTCTACAAAGGCATGGTGCCCAACCTGATCAGGGTCACCCCCGCTTGCTGCATCACCTTTGTGGTGTACGAGAACGTGTCCCACTTCCTCCTCGGCCGACACAAGTGA
- the dcaf13 gene encoding DDB1- and CUL4-associated factor 13 — protein MKVKVLCRNPDDYVRETTKDIQRVPRNYDPSLHPFEVPREYTRALNATKLERVFAKPFLASLDGHRDGVNCMAKHPKSLSTLLSGSCDGEVKVWNLTKQECVRTLQAHEGFVRGMCPRFCGTSFFTVGDDRTIKQWKMEAPGYGEEEEPLNTILGKAVYTGIDHHWKEGVFATCGQQVDIWDEQRSSPIRSFTWGVDSFSCVRFNPVETELLASCASDRSIVLYDMREATPLKKVVMKLRSNTLCWNPMEAFNFTCANEDYNLYTFDMRNLDTPVMVHMDHVSAVLDVDYSPTGREFVSASFDKSVRIFPKDKGHSREVYHTKRMQHVICVKWSSDSKYILTGSDEMNIRLWKANASEKLGVLSPREKAALNYSQKLKEKFQHHPQIRRIARHRHLPKAIYSQSKELRVMKEARRRKERNVRKHSKPGSVPVVTEKEKHVVTVVK, from the exons ATGAAAGTGAAGGTTCTGTGCAGAAATCCGGATGATTATGTTCGTGAAACAACGAAAGATATACAGCGTG ttccCAGGAACTATGACCCATCTCTTCACCCGTTTGAGGTGCCGAGAGAGTACACCCGCGCCCTGAATGCAACCAAACTGGAGCGGGTGTTTGCGAAGCCCTTCCTGGCTTCTTTGGACGGTCACAGGGATGGAGTCAACTGCATGGCAAAGCATCCAAAGAGTCTGTCCACGTTACTGTCCGGATCGTGTGATGGAGAG GTGAAAGTGTGGAACCTGACCAAACAAGAATGTGTGCGGACTCTTCAGGCACACGAAGGCTTCGTTAGGGGAATGTGTCCCCGCTTCTGTGGCACCTCCTTTTTCACG GTTGGCGATGATAGGACCATcaaacagtggaaaatggaGGCACCAGGCTacggagaggaagaggagcctCTGAATACTATTCTGGGGAAG GCAGTGTACACTGGCATTGACCACCACTGGAAGGAGGGTGTCTTTGCGACGTGTGGCCAGCAGGTGGACATCTGGGACGAGCAGAGGAGCAGCCCCATCCGCTCCTTCACCTGGGGAGTGGACAGCTTCAGCTGTGTCCGCTTCAACCCTGTGGAG ACCGAGCTGCTTGCCAGTTGTGCATCTGACAGAAGCATAGTCCTCTATGACATGAGGGAAGCAACTCCACTCAAAAAG GTAGTAATGAAGCTGAGGAGTAACACTTTGTGCTGGAACCCTATGGAGGCTTTTAATTTCACCTGTGCAAATGAAGACTATAA CCTGTACACCTTTGACATGCGGAACCTGGACACGCCTGTGATGGTGCACATGGACCACGTGTCGGCGGTGCTGGACGTTGACTACTCCCCAACTGGGAGGGAGTTCGTCTCTGCCAGCTTCGATAAGTCCGTCCGGATTTTCCCCAAAGACAAAGGCCACAGCAG GGAGGTGTACCACACCAAGCGCATGCAGCACGTCATCTGCGTCAAGTGGTCATCGGACAGCAAGTACATCCTGACTGGCTCCGATGAGATGAACATCCGCCTGTGGAAGGCCAACGCCTCCGAGAAACTGGGGGTG CTGTCTCCAAGGGAGAAGGCTGCCCTGAACTACAGCcagaagctgaaggagaagtTCCAGCACCACCCTCAGATCCGCCGCATCGCCCGGCACCGGCACCTGCCCAAAGCCATCTACAGCCAGAGCAAGGAGCTACGCGTCATGAAGGAGGCCCGGCGCAGGAA GGAGAGGAATGTGCGCAAGCACAGCAAGCCGGGCTCCGTTCCCGTggtgacagagaaggagaagcacGTGGTGACCGTGGTCAAGTAG